CGACTGTGCCCCGAACCGAACCAGCGGCCGCGTGTAGGTCCGGAGAGCCAGCCCGCGTAGCGACGGGAGCACACCGGCCTCGCGGAACGCCAGCGCCGTCGAGAGGAGGCCGGTGAGCAGGAACCCGGTCGCGAACCCGGCGAACACGCCCGGGACGCCGTACCCGGCCCCGGCCAGCGTGAGCCCCACGACGGCGAGGATGACCGACCGGGCCGGGACGAGCGGTTCGGCGAGTTCCTCCCGCTTGTACGCGTGGAGAACGCCCCGCCCGAAGTAGTACAGCTGCTCCCCGACGACCGCGCCGAGCATCAGGTACAGCGCCGTCTGGAGCGTCCCGTCGGTAAAATAGGTTATGAGTACGGCCAGGGCCGGAATCCCGACGAGGAGGCTCCCGGTGTGGAGCGCGAACGACGTGGTGACGACCCTCGCCCGGTCGTCGCCGCTCTCCCGCGAGGCGTAGGTCTTGGTCGCCTCGAACAGCCCGAGGTTCAGTATCTTCCGGCTCGGGAGGAAAATCGCCATCACGAGCGCGTAGGTCCCGAACCCGCCCTCGCCGACGGTACGAACTAGCAGCGGGATGAAGACGGCGAAGGTCAGGAGCCGGCCGAGGTCGCCGGTGAACACCGAGAGGTAGCCTTTCAGGATGCTGTCGTCATCGGCCATCACTCGACGTAACCGAGGTCACGCATCTGCTGTTTGAGGTCCTCGTCCACGTCGTCGCGTTCGACGTCGACCGTCTCGCCGTTCCGAACCATCGACACGTCGGCGTCGCGGCTCACGATTTTCGTCTCGAAGTCCTGCCAGGCGACGGTCGTCGTTCCGTGCCACGGGGCGATGGTGAGCGTCTGGTCGCGTGGCGTCTCCCGGACGTCTTTCCCGTGCCACTCGGCCGGAATCTCGCCGCCGACTTCGCCCAGCAGCGACGGGGCGATGTCGAGGACGCTGAGAGGGTCACACAGCGAGAGGTCGTTCGTTGCCACAGGCACTGTTGTCAGCGCGTCGACCACCCGTCGCCGCTGTGGCTGGTGGAAGTAGTGCCCGTCCTCGCCGAACTCGTCGCCGTGGTCCGAACTGAACACCACGAGCGGGTCCGACGAATCCACCGAGTCGACGAGGCGCTCTATCTCTGCGTCCGCCCGGGAGAGGGTCTGGCGGTACTTCTGCGTAATCGTCTTTTTATCGGCCTCGCTGAGCTTCTCGGGGGCGAACAGCGCCTTCCGGTCTATCTCCTTGGGCACGGCGTCGTCGCCGAGGCCGTACGGGCGGTGCGTGCCCATCATGTGGAGCCACATGAACCGCGGCCCCGACTCGTCGTTGAACGCCGAGATGGCGTTGTCGATGAGTTCGTCGTCCGGGAGCCGGTTCGATAGCTTCGCGTGGGGCGGCCGGAAGCGGTGGTAGACCTTCCGGATGAGGTCGAACTGTGAGGCGAACTGCCGGAGTGGGTTGCCCCGGTTGCCCGCCTCACAGTAGTTCTCGTAGACGTCGAACCCGGCGTCGAACCCGAACCGCGGGTCGGTGTGGGGAGACGAGGAGAGGCCTATCGTCGTGTACCCGGTCCGGGAGAACGCTTCGGCGACCGTCGGGGACATCGCCCGAGACTCGATAGCTCCTTGGTATGAGGCGGTCAGAATACTGGCGAGACTCGGTCGCGTGTAGTGGGCTCCGGTCACACCCTGATGTTGAGAGAACGTAGAAACGAACTCCATTGCGTCCACGAAATCGTATCGGACAGAGTCTGCGGTAACGAAGATGACATCTCTCATTGCTACCAGAACCGATTGAGAAACACTTGAGTCCTGCGATCAGTCCACGTACCCAAGATCTTTCAGCATCTCTTGGGTATCAGCATCGACATCCTGATCGCTGACCTCGTTTCCGGTACTATCCCACGCCTGTAGCTTCTCGCAGAGATCATCGAACGGCGTTCCGCCAGTCGATCCAGCGGCGACGAGGTCATTCTCTTCGGCCGGATCAGCGGACAGGTCGTACAGCTCGTGGTCGGACCCCTCACGAATGAGCTTCCACCCTGGCGTCCGGAGGCCGATTGACTCCGTGAACTCCGGATAGGCCGTCAGGAACGCGTCACGGTCACCTGGCGGCGTGCCGTCATCGTTTTCACGAACGCTCCGCCCCTCGAACTCCTCCGGTACCTCGACATCCAGCAGGTCAAGGACTGTCGGCGCGATATCGATCGTTCGGACCTGCTCGGAGACGGTTTCTGGTTCGATATCCGGGTGGTGGAACGCGAGCGGGACGTGGAGTTCCTCATCGTAGAGCTGGCGGCCGTGGCCCGTGTAGCCGTGGTCGTCCAATGCCTCGCCGTGGTCAGCAGTGAGAATCACGAGTGTCTCCTCGCGGAGGTTCCGTGATTCAAGTTCATCGAGTAGCTGCTGGACATACCCGTCGACGAGCTTCATCGCAGCCGTGTACTCGTCGTGGGCTTCAAGATCGCTGCGGTCGTAATTCCGCGGCTCATGCATATCGAAGTAGTGCACCCAGCCGAAGAAGGGGCTATCAACGCGGTCAAGTTGGCTGACAGCGTCCTGTGTCACGCTCTTTGCCGTTCGACAGTGGAGTCTGATAAGTCCAGTCTGGCGCAGAAGCGACTTAAGGTTCCACTGTTCCGTGCCAATATCCTTCACTGCGCCAAACACTGTATTGAACATCTTGGTGTCGTATATCCGGCTCAAAATTGGGTATAGCGTGTCGTAAGAGCCGCCACCGTCGCAGTATTCGTCGAATCCGCGTCCAAGTCCCGAGTGCTCGTCACTGAGGTGGTCGACGCTGACAACACCGAACGTGTCGTTTCCGGCCTCCTGTATTTCCTCTGCTAGTACGGGTACGGATTCGTCAAGTCCCCAGCCGTTCTCCTGTACGCCGTGTGTGTGGGGATATGAGGCGGTCATGAACGACGTGAGGCTCGGATCGGTGGTGTTCGCAACGGTGAATGCCTTGTCGAAGTACATCCCATCCG
This genomic window from Haloarcula rubripromontorii contains:
- a CDS encoding sulfatase-like hydrolase/transferase: MRDVIFVTADSVRYDFVDAMEFVSTFSQHQGVTGAHYTRPSLASILTASYQGAIESRAMSPTVAEAFSRTGYTTIGLSSSPHTDPRFGFDAGFDVYENYCEAGNRGNPLRQFASQFDLIRKVYHRFRPPHAKLSNRLPDDELIDNAISAFNDESGPRFMWLHMMGTHRPYGLGDDAVPKEIDRKALFAPEKLSEADKKTITQKYRQTLSRADAEIERLVDSVDSSDPLVVFSSDHGDEFGEDGHYFHQPQRRRVVDALTTVPVATNDLSLCDPLSVLDIAPSLLGEVGGEIPAEWHGKDVRETPRDQTLTIAPWHGTTTVAWQDFETKIVSRDADVSMVRNGETVDVERDDVDEDLKQQMRDLGYVE
- a CDS encoding sulfatase, whose amino-acid sequence is MQDFDSHAIENVLLVSIDCLREDWLQRGISESTVPTLERLATDGMYFDKAFTVANTTDPSLTSFMTASYPHTHGVQENGWGLDESVPVLAEEIQEAGNDTFGVVSVDHLSDEHSGLGRGFDEYCDGGGSYDTLYPILSRIYDTKMFNTVFGAVKDIGTEQWNLKSLLRQTGLIRLHCRTAKSVTQDAVSQLDRVDSPFFGWVHYFDMHEPRNYDRSDLEAHDEYTAAMKLVDGYVQQLLDELESRNLREETLVILTADHGEALDDHGYTGHGRQLYDEELHVPLAFHHPDIEPETVSEQVRTIDIAPTVLDLLDVEVPEEFEGRSVRENDDGTPPGDRDAFLTAYPEFTESIGLRTPGWKLIREGSDHELYDLSADPAEENDLVAAGSTGGTPFDDLCEKLQAWDSTGNEVSDQDVDADTQEMLKDLGYVD